Proteins encoded by one window of Maliibacterium massiliense:
- the lysA gene encoding diaminopimelate decarboxylase yields the protein MQVEMTYQRARQLLAQYDSPLYVYDEAVLRDRCRQMTQLLPNHNFRVLYSAKANTNLTLLRIIREEGLRVDAMSPGEMCIERASGFDISDIFYVCNNISRQEMQRAIREGVLISVDSLSQLETYGQLNPGGRVAIRFNPEVGAGHSEKVVTGGKHTKFGVQIAQIDQVRALLDRYNLRLVGINQHIGSLFMDGKPFVEGVRHLLEVARQFPGLEVIDMGGGFGVPYREGEGRLDLAALSAALAETLDAFLAGYDNKDVTFQIEPGRYIVAECGVLLGGVHAVKESYDVTYVGTDIGFNVLARPMLYDAYHAMEVLHEGARGRQRATVVGNICESGDILARDRELDEARVGDILLVRNAGAYGYAMASQYNCRLRPAEVLLDMLGKDRLIRRRDDYAGLLAQFV from the coding sequence CGGGACCGCTGCCGCCAGATGACGCAGCTGCTGCCCAACCACAACTTCCGCGTGCTCTACAGCGCCAAGGCCAACACCAATTTGACGCTGCTTCGCATCATCCGGGAGGAAGGCCTGCGCGTCGACGCGATGAGCCCGGGCGAGATGTGCATCGAGCGCGCGTCCGGCTTTGACATCAGCGATATCTTCTACGTGTGCAACAACATCTCTCGCCAGGAGATGCAGCGCGCCATCCGCGAGGGAGTGCTTATCAGCGTCGATTCGCTCTCCCAGCTGGAGACGTACGGCCAGCTCAACCCGGGCGGCCGCGTCGCCATCCGCTTTAATCCCGAGGTGGGCGCGGGCCACAGTGAAAAGGTGGTCACGGGCGGCAAGCACACCAAGTTCGGCGTGCAGATCGCCCAGATCGACCAGGTGCGCGCGCTGCTCGACCGCTACAACCTGCGCCTGGTGGGCATCAACCAGCACATCGGCTCCCTGTTTATGGACGGCAAGCCCTTTGTGGAGGGGGTGCGGCACCTGCTGGAGGTGGCCAGGCAGTTCCCCGGCCTGGAGGTGATCGACATGGGCGGGGGCTTCGGCGTGCCGTACCGCGAAGGGGAGGGACGGCTGGACCTTGCCGCCCTATCGGCCGCGCTGGCCGAGACGCTGGACGCCTTCCTCGCCGGTTACGACAACAAGGACGTGACGTTCCAGATCGAGCCCGGCCGCTACATCGTGGCCGAGTGCGGCGTGCTGCTGGGCGGCGTGCATGCGGTCAAGGAGAGCTACGACGTCACGTACGTGGGCACGGATATCGGCTTCAACGTGCTGGCCCGCCCCATGCTCTACGATGCCTACCACGCCATGGAGGTACTGCACGAGGGTGCGCGCGGTCGTCAGCGCGCCACGGTGGTGGGCAACATCTGCGAGAGCGGCGACATCCTCGCGCGCGACAGGGAGCTGGACGAGGCCAGGGTGGGGGACATCCTGCTGGTGCGCAATGCGGGCGCGTACGGCTACGCGATGGCTTCGCAGTACAACTGCCGGCTGCGCCCCGCCGAGGTGCTGCTGGACATGCTGGGCAAGGACCGCCTGATCCGCCGGCGGGACGATTACGCGGGGCTGCTTGCGCAGTTCGTCTGA
- a CDS encoding DUF3592 domain-containing protein: MRIRRIVFRTLGLVFACIGILLALRSIGTFVQQVGQRDWTLATATITQTQERRTSSGGRRHSRSRTVYDMRYAYDADGVRYEGETRGRRQYIPVGGTIQIKYDPQRPEACTDILQPSVGALLLNIVFSALFSYLALAASGVLAHLRKKLSHTKKGRVPQGPA, translated from the coding sequence ATGAGGATTAGACGCATCGTTTTCCGCACTTTGGGCCTTGTCTTTGCGTGCATCGGCATCCTGCTTGCGCTGCGCAGCATCGGTACCTTTGTCCAGCAGGTCGGCCAGCGGGATTGGACCTTGGCCACCGCCACCATCACCCAGACGCAGGAACGGCGCACCTCCTCGGGCGGGCGCAGACACAGCCGCAGCAGAACCGTCTATGACATGCGCTACGCGTACGATGCGGACGGCGTGCGCTACGAGGGCGAGACGCGGGGCAGGCGGCAGTACATCCCCGTGGGCGGTACGATTCAGATCAAATACGATCCCCAGCGCCCCGAAGCGTGCACGGATATCCTCCAGCCTTCGGTGGGCGCACTGCTGCTGAACATCGTCTTTTCCGCGCTGTTTAGCTACCTGGCGCTCGCGGCGTCCGGCGTGCTTGCGCACCTGCGCAAAAAGCTATCTCATACAAAAAAGGGGCGCGTGCCGCAGGGCCCTGCGTGA
- a CDS encoding hydratase: MKLHKNGVYLVEGKLCDAAPVAKEEARKGTIAYGILQAHNTAADMQHLRLKFDSMTSHDITYVGIILTACASGMERFPLPYVMTNCHNSLCAVGGTINEDDHQFALSAAHKFGGIYVPPNMAVIHSYNREMMSGCGRMILGSDSHTRYGALGTMGVGEGGGELAKQLVGRTYDMALPEVVAVHLTGKPRPGVGPQDVALAIVGATYQSGYVKNKVMEFIGPGVANLSADYRNGIDVMTTETTCWSSIWQTDEVTARYFAERGRPEAYKALAPASVAYYDGCIEIDLSQIECMIALPMHPSYALPIRQLQANPRDILREAQQRANAQLGGKVQMDLVSKVGADGKIHVDQGIVAGCSGGTYENICAVAALLRGKSCGAGEFSFSVYPDSMPTYLALVNSGAVADIVSAGGIFRECFCGPCFGAGDTPANGDLSIRHTTRNFPNREGSKPGEGQISGVALMDARSIAASAAAGGVLTAATDVMDADIEIPAYHFDQGVYDKRVYNGWGRPEPEHPLRFGPNIKNWPDMPALSEDLLLRVVSYITDPVTTTDELIPSGETSSFRSNPLRLAEFTLSRKDPAYVGRAKAVQAQEQARLAGALPQEVQDVYAALAKSGLPVDAAQTNIGSAIFANKPGDGSAREQAASCQRVLGGAANFACEYATKRYRSNCINWGMLPFLVEDASVLALGDYVFVPGVRQALLDEAPEIAAYAVKPDGTVNAFAVVLGALTRDERQILADGCLINYYREH; this comes from the coding sequence ATGAAACTGCACAAAAACGGCGTCTACCTGGTGGAGGGCAAGCTTTGCGATGCCGCGCCCGTCGCCAAAGAGGAGGCGCGCAAGGGCACCATCGCCTACGGCATCCTGCAGGCGCACAACACCGCGGCGGATATGCAGCACCTGCGCCTGAAGTTCGATTCCATGACCAGCCACGATATCACCTACGTGGGCATCATCCTGACGGCCTGCGCATCGGGCATGGAGCGCTTTCCGCTGCCCTACGTGATGACCAACTGCCACAACTCCCTCTGCGCGGTGGGGGGCACCATCAATGAGGACGACCACCAGTTTGCGCTCTCGGCCGCCCACAAGTTCGGCGGCATCTACGTGCCCCCCAACATGGCGGTCATCCACAGCTACAACCGCGAGATGATGAGCGGCTGCGGCCGCATGATCCTGGGCTCGGACTCCCACACCCGCTACGGCGCGCTGGGCACCATGGGCGTGGGCGAGGGCGGCGGGGAGCTTGCCAAGCAGCTGGTGGGCCGCACCTACGATATGGCCCTGCCCGAGGTGGTGGCCGTGCATTTGACGGGCAAACCCCGCCCCGGCGTGGGCCCGCAGGACGTGGCGCTGGCCATCGTGGGCGCCACGTACCAGAGCGGCTACGTCAAAAACAAGGTGATGGAGTTCATCGGGCCGGGCGTGGCCAATCTCTCGGCCGACTACCGCAACGGCATCGACGTGATGACCACCGAGACCACCTGCTGGTCGAGCATCTGGCAGACCGACGAGGTGACGGCGCGCTACTTTGCCGAGCGTGGACGGCCCGAGGCGTACAAAGCGCTCGCGCCCGCGTCCGTTGCCTATTACGACGGCTGCATTGAGATCGACCTTTCCCAGATCGAGTGCATGATCGCCCTGCCCATGCACCCCAGCTACGCGCTGCCCATCCGCCAGCTGCAGGCCAACCCCAGGGATATCCTGCGCGAGGCGCAGCAGCGCGCAAACGCGCAGCTGGGCGGCAAGGTGCAGATGGATTTGGTCAGCAAGGTGGGCGCGGACGGCAAAATCCACGTCGACCAGGGCATTGTGGCGGGCTGCAGCGGTGGCACCTACGAGAACATCTGCGCGGTGGCGGCGCTGCTGCGCGGCAAGAGCTGCGGCGCGGGGGAATTTTCCTTCAGCGTGTATCCTGATAGCATGCCCACCTACCTGGCGCTGGTCAACAGCGGCGCGGTGGCGGATATCGTCTCTGCGGGCGGCATCTTCCGCGAGTGCTTCTGCGGCCCCTGCTTCGGCGCGGGCGATACCCCCGCAAACGGGGACCTGTCCATCCGCCACACCACGCGCAACTTCCCCAACCGCGAGGGCTCCAAGCCCGGCGAGGGGCAGATCAGCGGCGTGGCGCTGATGGACGCGCGCAGCATCGCGGCCAGCGCCGCCGCGGGCGGCGTGCTCACCGCTGCCACCGACGTGATGGACGCGGATATCGAGATCCCCGCCTATCACTTCGACCAGGGCGTCTACGACAAACGCGTCTACAACGGCTGGGGCCGGCCCGAGCCGGAGCATCCCCTGCGTTTTGGGCCCAACATCAAAAACTGGCCCGACATGCCCGCCCTTTCGGAGGACCTGCTGCTGCGCGTGGTCAGCTACATCACCGACCCTGTCACCACCACCGATGAGCTAATCCCCTCGGGCGAGACATCCTCCTTCCGCTCCAACCCGCTGCGATTGGCGGAGTTTACCCTCTCGCGCAAGGATCCCGCCTACGTGGGCCGCGCCAAGGCGGTGCAGGCCCAGGAGCAGGCGCGCCTGGCGGGCGCGCTGCCCCAAGAGGTGCAGGACGTCTACGCCGCGCTTGCCAAGTCAGGGCTACCGGTGGACGCGGCGCAAACCAACATCGGCTCGGCCATCTTTGCCAACAAGCCGGGCGACGGCTCTGCGCGCGAGCAGGCCGCAAGCTGCCAGCGCGTGCTGGGCGGCGCGGCAAACTTTGCCTGCGAGTACGCCACCAAGCGCTACCGCTCCAACTGCATCAACTGGGGTATGCTGCCCTTTTTGGTGGAGGACGCATCGGTGCTGGCGCTGGGGGACTACGTGTTTGTTCCCGGCGTGCGGCAGGCGCTGCTGGACGAGGCCCCGGAAATCGCGGCCTACGCCGTAAAGCCGGACGGCACGGTGAACGCATTTGCCGTGGTGCTGGGCGCGCTGACGCGCGACGAACGCCAGATCCTGGCCGACGGCTGCCTGATCAACTACTACCGGGAGCACTGA
- a CDS encoding recombinase family protein: MRLSRDDENYGDSVSIETQRTILQQYAKEQGLHVVGEYVDDGWSGTNFERPDFQRMMDDVEAGKVNCIVTKDLSRFGREHVMMDYYLEFLFPEKRVRYIAVAENEDTEKGLSDFVPFKNLFNEWFAKDTSRKVKAAFKAKFATGQRIGAYAPIGYRKHPEIKNKLIIDEETRWIVEKIFDLAIHGRGAASITRILIAEKVPTPGFINFQRDGTFANIYAGAPEEKSYAWTIAQVKSIMKDETYIGHTIHYRETNISFKNKRRIRKPQSEWVRVEDTQEPIISEQVFRQVQEQIANRRRKCKDGTTQIFSGLVKCADCGWSLSYGENRQNSKPYGHYHCSKYGQGTRQCSMHYIRYDVLYAYVLSRLQYWSGLVQHDEERLLKRLLNANDKGQAAARKKQAAELNKAEKRKAEVDTLFARMYEDWAAGRITEYNFSMLSGKYQSEQAELDEKIERLQSAIATESQNAADAEKWIALMKECVNPTELTAELLNTLIEKIVVHEAVKGEDGSREQEVEIFYRFIGKIE, encoded by the coding sequence ATGAGATTGAGCCGGGACGATGAAAACTATGGTGACAGCGTAAGCATTGAAACACAGCGGACAATCCTGCAACAGTACGCAAAGGAACAGGGGCTTCATGTAGTCGGTGAGTATGTGGACGATGGCTGGTCGGGGACGAACTTTGAACGCCCGGATTTTCAGCGCATGATGGACGATGTGGAAGCTGGAAAAGTAAACTGCATTGTCACGAAAGACCTTTCCCGTTTCGGGCGGGAACATGTGATGATGGACTACTATCTGGAATTTCTGTTCCCGGAAAAACGGGTGCGCTACATCGCCGTTGCGGAGAATGAGGACACAGAGAAAGGGCTTTCCGATTTTGTCCCGTTCAAAAACCTGTTCAATGAATGGTTTGCGAAAGATACAAGCCGCAAGGTAAAGGCCGCTTTCAAAGCAAAGTTTGCCACAGGACAGCGTATCGGCGCCTATGCTCCCATCGGGTACAGGAAACACCCGGAAATCAAAAACAAGCTGATAATCGACGAGGAAACCCGCTGGATAGTGGAGAAGATTTTTGACCTTGCCATTCATGGCAGAGGGGCGGCCAGTATCACAAGAATATTGATTGCGGAAAAGGTTCCTACGCCGGGATTTATCAACTTCCAGCGTGACGGGACTTTCGCAAACATCTATGCGGGTGCGCCGGAGGAAAAAAGCTACGCATGGACGATAGCGCAGGTCAAGAGCATTATGAAAGACGAAACCTATATCGGTCATACCATCCACTACCGGGAAACAAACATTTCCTTTAAGAACAAGCGGAGGATACGCAAGCCCCAAAGTGAATGGGTGCGGGTGGAGGACACGCAGGAGCCAATTATCAGCGAGCAGGTTTTCCGGCAGGTACAGGAGCAGATAGCAAACCGCCGCAGAAAATGCAAGGACGGTACAACACAGATTTTTTCCGGATTGGTAAAATGTGCAGATTGTGGCTGGTCGTTGTCCTATGGGGAGAACAGGCAGAACAGCAAGCCTTACGGCCATTATCATTGTAGCAAGTACGGACAGGGCACACGCCAATGCTCCATGCACTATATCCGCTATGATGTGCTTTACGCCTATGTCCTCTCCCGTCTGCAATACTGGTCGGGCCTGGTACAGCATGATGAAGAACGGCTCTTGAAGCGGCTGTTAAACGCCAATGACAAGGGACAGGCCGCCGCAAGAAAGAAGCAAGCCGCAGAGTTGAACAAAGCGGAGAAGCGGAAAGCCGAAGTCGATACCCTGTTTGCCCGGATGTATGAGGACTGGGCGGCGGGGCGTATCACGGAATACAACTTCTCTATGCTGTCCGGGAAGTACCAAAGCGAACAGGCTGAACTGGACGAAAAGATTGAGCGGCTTCAATCCGCTATCGCCACTGAAAGCCAGAACGCCGCAGACGCAGAAAAATGGATTGCCTTGATGAAAGAGTGCGTCAATCCAACAGAACTGACCGCCGAACTTTTGAATACGCTGATTGAAAAAATCGTTGTCCATGAAGCGGTCAAAGGTGAGGACGGAAGCCGGGAACAGGAGGTAGAAATCTTCTACCGCTTTATCGGCAAAATCGAATGA
- the mobV gene encoding MobV family relaxase translates to MAQHAILRFEKHKGNPARPLEAHHERQKEQYASNPDIDTSRSKYNFHIVKPEGRYYHFIQSRIEQAGCRTRKDSTRFVDTLITASPEFFKGKSPKEIQAFFQRAADFLIGRVGRENIVSAVVHMDEKTPHLHLTFVPLTKDNRLCAKEIIGNRANLTKWQDDFHAYMVEKYPDLERGESASKTGRKHIPTRIFKQAVSLSKQARAIEAALDGINPLNAGKKKEEALSMLKKWFPQMENFSGQLKKYKVTINDLLAENEKLEARAKASEKGKMKDTMERAKLKSELDNLQRLVDRIPPDILAELKRQQRHTVKER, encoded by the coding sequence ATGGCACAACACGCAATTTTACGGTTTGAGAAGCACAAGGGCAACCCGGCAAGGCCGCTGGAAGCCCATCACGAAAGACAGAAAGAACAATACGCCAGCAACCCCGACATTGACACAAGCCGGAGCAAATACAACTTCCATATCGTCAAGCCGGAGGGACGCTATTACCACTTCATTCAGAGCCGTATCGAGCAGGCTGGGTGCCGAACCCGCAAGGACAGCACACGGTTTGTCGATACGCTGATAACCGCCAGCCCGGAGTTTTTCAAGGGGAAATCCCCAAAGGAGATACAGGCGTTTTTCCAGAGGGCGGCGGACTTCCTCATTGGCCGGGTGGGACGGGAAAATATCGTGTCGGCGGTGGTACACATGGACGAGAAAACACCCCACCTGCATTTGACCTTTGTTCCGCTGACAAAGGACAACCGCCTGTGTGCAAAGGAGATTATCGGCAACCGGGCAAACCTGACGAAGTGGCAGGACGATTTTCACGCCTATATGGTGGAGAAATATCCTGACTTGGAGCGTGGGGAAAGTGCCAGCAAGACAGGCCGGAAGCATATCCCCACCCGGATTTTCAAACAGGCGGTTTCCCTCTCCAAACAGGCCAGAGCCATTGAAGCCGCCCTTGACGGCATTAACCCACTGAACGCCGGAAAGAAAAAAGAGGAAGCCCTCTCCATGCTGAAAAAGTGGTTCCCGCAGATGGAGAACTTCTCCGGGCAGTTGAAAAAGTACAAGGTCACAATCAATGACCTGTTGGCGGAGAATGAGAAGTTGGAAGCAAGGGCAAAGGCCAGTGAAAAAGGCAAGATGAAAGATACGATGGAACGGGCAAAGCTGAAAAGCGAACTGGACAATTTACAGCGGCTGGTTGACCGTATCCCGCCGGATATACTGGCGGAACTGAAACGGCAGCAGCGGCACACGGTAAAGGAAAGGTGA
- a CDS encoding replication initiator protein A, whose product MTNTIYIHQPEQAFSFTRLPNFLFEAPTFKPLSNEAKVLYAFILRRTELSRKNGWADDCGRIFLYYPICEVVDLLHCGRQKAVNTLRELQYAGLVEIQKQGCGKPNRIFPKSYEAVPNTDFKKSRSGTPED is encoded by the coding sequence ATGACAAACACGATTTACATTCACCAGCCGGAACAGGCGTTCAGCTTCACCCGGCTCCCGAATTTTCTCTTTGAAGCCCCTACATTCAAGCCCCTGTCCAACGAGGCAAAGGTGTTGTACGCCTTTATCCTGCGCCGGACAGAGTTGTCCCGCAAGAATGGGTGGGCGGATGACTGCGGACGGATTTTCCTGTATTACCCTATCTGTGAAGTGGTTGACCTACTCCATTGTGGGCGGCAGAAAGCGGTAAATACCCTGCGGGAACTGCAATACGCCGGACTGGTGGAGATCCAGAAGCAGGGCTGTGGAAAACCCAACCGCATTTTCCCAAAATCCTATGAAGCGGTTCCAAACACCGATTTTAAGAAATCCCGTTCTGGTACACCGGAGGACTGA
- a CDS encoding cysteine-rich VLP domain-containing protein produces the protein MRDNPYKDLPPLERRPDGSLYRMTPAQKKQAASLIRRECCCCEDGNCIVLDDGDACTCPQTVSFSVCCKWFRWAVLPLDGTLKAEIFRDKDMKRCAVCGGVFVPKSNRAKYCPDCAARVHRRQKTESERKRRSAVDS, from the coding sequence ATGAGAGATAACCCCTATAAAGACTTGCCGCCGCTGGAACGCAGGCCGGACGGTTCCCTTTACCGCATGACACCGGCGCAGAAGAAACAGGCGGCCAGCCTGATACGCCGGGAGTGCTGTTGCTGTGAGGACGGCAACTGCATTGTCCTTGACGATGGGGACGCCTGCACCTGCCCGCAGACGGTTTCTTTCTCGGTCTGCTGTAAGTGGTTCCGCTGGGCGGTCTTGCCGCTGGACGGGACGCTGAAAGCGGAGATTTTCCGGGATAAGGACATGAAACGCTGTGCGGTTTGCGGCGGCGTGTTCGTCCCCAAATCCAACCGGGCTAAATACTGCCCGGACTGCGCCGCCAGAGTTCACAGGCGGCAGAAAACAGAAAGTGAACGGAAAAGGAGGTCTGCTGTGGACAGTTAG
- a CDS encoding helix-turn-helix transcriptional regulator has protein sequence MALPGTPGQRISDLCNGNHITQKELAEKIGVSASQLSRIVSGETRTVSSDILIGVAKEFKVSTDYILGLSTVSVRKSYDISELGLSEGAVRGLVTGAVDVQILNRLLEHRNFPKLIDLIRIYFQDTAAKGITARNQLIEMATASLSDLMKEHPEHRAEAKQDLQLLNAQKMGEHEAEIEKIKNVFLAILRDIKKDIDNGEQPGEAVTAAMFQAMRDALAEQKQKPLSIDDVTAMIAGQIGQLAPMDEETADLFQRLVKKMIEQAEK, from the coding sequence ATGGCTTTACCCGGAACACCCGGACAGCGGATTTCCGATTTATGCAACGGGAACCACATCACACAAAAGGAACTTGCGGAGAAGATAGGCGTTTCCGCTTCCCAATTGAGCCGCATTGTCAGCGGCGAAACAAGAACGGTAAGCAGTGATATTCTCATAGGTGTGGCAAAGGAATTTAAGGTATCGACAGACTACATACTGGGCTTGTCTACCGTGAGCGTCCGTAAAAGTTACGATATTTCTGAATTAGGCTTGTCAGAGGGGGCCGTGAGGGGGCTTGTGACGGGTGCTGTTGATGTGCAAATCCTCAACCGTCTGTTGGAACACAGGAATTTTCCCAAGCTGATAGATTTGATACGGATTTATTTTCAGGATACGGCGGCAAAGGGCATAACAGCAAGAAACCAGCTTATCGAGATGGCAACGGCTTCCCTGTCCGACCTGATGAAAGAACACCCGGAACACCGGGCAGAAGCGAAGCAGGATTTACAGCTTTTGAACGCCCAAAAGATGGGGGAACATGAAGCGGAGATTGAAAAAATCAAAAATGTGTTCCTGGCTATCCTGCGGGACATTAAGAAAGACATAGACAACGGGGAACAGCCGGGAGAAGCTGTGACCGCCGCTATGTTCCAAGCCATGCGGGACGCACTGGCGGAACAGAAACAAAAACCGCTTTCCATTGACGATGTAACGGCGATGATAGCCGGACAGATTGGACAGCTTGCGCCGATGGACGAGGAAACCGCCGACCTGTTTCAGCGGTTAGTAAAGAAAATGATTGAACAGGCAGAGAAATAA
- a CDS encoding TnpV protein codes for MDKYIYDDKNGMWYELQGDYYIPCFILPAEKEQPIGLWGQRHLRYLKEYHRNTYTTLLTSGRLNTYLADIDRQAQERFEILTEQMKQAQGITEQLKVENTLEWVGRMNNIRACAMEVVNEENIYN; via the coding sequence ATGGACAAGTACATTTACGATGATAAAAATGGTATGTGGTATGAACTGCAAGGAGATTATTATATTCCTTGTTTTATCTTACCAGCCGAAAAAGAACAACCTATCGGTTTGTGGGGACAGCGGCACTTGCGGTATCTGAAAGAATACCACAGAAATACATACACAACGCTATTGACAAGCGGCAGGCTGAACACTTACCTTGCCGACATTGACAGGCAGGCACAAGAACGCTTTGAAATACTCACAGAGCAGATGAAACAGGCACAGGGTATCACGGAGCAGTTAAAGGTTGAAAACACCTTAGAGTGGGTTGGTCGAATGAATAACATACGGGCGTGTGCTATGGAGGTTGTGAATGAGGAAAACATCTACAATTAA
- the erm(G) gene encoding 23S rRNA (adenine(2058)-N(6))-methyltransferase Erm(G): MNKVNIKDSQNFITSKYHIEKIMNCISLDEKDNIFEIGAGKGHFTAELVKRCNFVTAIEIDSKLCEVTRNKLLNYPNYQIVNDDILKFTFPSHNPYKIFGSIPYNISTNIIRKIVFESSATISYLIVEYGFAKRLLDTNRSLALLLMAEVDISILAKIPRYYFHPKPKVDSALIVLKRKPAKMAFKERKKYETFVMKWVNKEYEKLFTKNQFNKALKHARIYDINNISFEQFVSLFNSYKIFNG; the protein is encoded by the coding sequence ATGAACAAAGTAAATATAAAAGATAGTCAAAATTTTATTACTTCAAAATATCACATAGAAAAAATAATGAATTGCATAAGTTTAGATGAAAAAGATAACATCTTTGAAATAGGTGCAGGGAAAGGTCATTTTACTGCTGAATTGGTAAAGAGATGTAATTTTGTTACGGCGATAGAAATTGATTCTAAATTATGTGAGGTAACTCGTAATAAGCTCTTAAATTATCCTAACTATCAAATAGTAAATGATGATATACTGAAATTTACATTTCCTAGCCACAATCCATATAAAATATTTGGCAGCATACCTTACAACATAAGCACAAATATAATTCGAAAAATTGTTTTTGAAAGTTCAGCCACAATAAGTTATTTAATAGTGGAATATGGTTTTGCTAAAAGGTTATTAGATACAAACAGATCACTAGCATTGCTGTTAATGGCAGAGGTAGATATTTCTATATTAGCAAAAATTCCTAGGTATTATTTCCATCCAAAACCTAAAGTGGATAGCGCATTAATTGTATTAAAAAGAAAGCCAGCAAAAATGGCATTTAAAGAGAGAAAAAAATATGAAACTTTTGTAATGAAATGGGTTAACAAAGAGTATGAAAAACTGTTTACAAAAAATCAATTTAATAAAGCTTTAAAACATGCGAGAATATATGATATAAACAATATTAGTTTCGAACAATTTGTATCGCTATTTAATAGTTATAAAATATTTAACGGCTAA
- a CDS encoding zinc ribbon domain-containing protein, whose translation MESLSYKSIVWRCVSRLEEKGSECTAPTINEETLQAAVVKAINELLTNKEPFLSTLQKNIATVLNEENDNTTDDIDRRLEELQQQLLIQAKSKNDYEDVADEIYRLRELKQNALVENADREGKRQRIAEMTDFLNKQSRELEEYDEQLVRRLIEKVTIYEAKLTVEFKSGIEIDEEI comes from the coding sequence ATGGAAAGCTTATCTTACAAGTCTATTGTTTGGAGATGTGTTAGTCGTTTAGAGGAAAAAGGCTCTGAATGTACGGCACCTACCATAAATGAGGAAACATTACAGGCAGCAGTGGTTAAGGCTATTAACGAACTTTTGACTAACAAAGAGCCCTTCCTCTCAACGTTACAGAAAAACATAGCTACCGTCCTCAATGAAGAAAATGATAATACCACCGATGATATTGATAGAAGATTGGAAGAGTTACAACAACAGCTCCTTATACAAGCAAAATCAAAAAATGACTATGAAGATGTGGCTGATGAAATTTATCGACTTCGGGAGTTAAAGCAAAATGCACTTGTAGAGAATGCAGATCGAGAAGGGAAAAGGCAACGAATCGCTGAAATGACTGATTTCTTGAATAAACAGTCACGTGAACTGGAGGAATATGATGAGCAGTTGGTAAGGCGGCTTATTGAAAAAGTAACGATATATGAAGCTAAGCTCACCGTTGAATTCAAGTCTGGGATTGAGATTGACGAAGAGATATAG
- a CDS encoding TnpV protein produces MKQYIYNEQNGLWYELWGDYYIPCLELPTEKEERHIGVWGQRHLRYIREHKKALYTSLLTSGRLHSYLADVEEQAQELFDRLMKQRAEREGITETLKTDNQMEWVQRMNALRLAVTETVNAEVIFV; encoded by the coding sequence ATGAAACAGTACATCTACAACGAGCAAAACGGTCTTTGGTATGAGCTATGGGGCGATTATTATATCCCCTGCTTGGAACTACCAACCGAAAAAGAAGAACGGCACATCGGCGTATGGGGGCAGCGGCATTTGCGGTATATCCGTGAGCATAAAAAGGCGCTTTATACCAGCCTTTTGACAAGCGGCAGGCTGCATTCCTACCTTGCCGATGTTGAGGAACAGGCGCAGGAGCTGTTTGACCGTCTTATGAAGCAGCGGGCAGAGCGTGAGGGCATTACCGAAACGCTGAAAACCGACAATCAAATGGAGTGGGTGCAGAGAATGAACGCCCTCCGGTTGGCGGTTACGGAAACCGTCAATGCCGAGGTGATCTTCGTATGA